The following is a genomic window from Adhaeribacter radiodurans.
TAACTTTACCTCGCCAGCTCTCTGATTAGCCTTAAATAAAATTAAATTTACCGGTAAAGGGGCATTTACTACGGCAGTAACAGTTATGGGAGTAGTGGAACAAGTACCACTATTAGCAACTACGGTATACTCTCCGGCATTAACAGCAGTAGCATTTGGAATAGTGGGATTTTGCAAATTAGAAGTAAAGTCATTTGGTCCCGTCCAGGAATAAGTTACCCCTTCTACGTAGTTGGCTTTCAGTTTCAGCGTTTCACCTGTATTTACAGGATCTACACTTGCCCCGTAAAGGCTCGTTAAATCCCCCGGAGAAATCTCAGTAGAATAATAAATATTTATATCATCTAATTGGCCTTGAAAATAATCACTGGTTGGGTCATCTGGCCAACCGCCCAAATTATCAAATCCGATGCGCCAATAACCGGGAGCCGCATAACTCTCTCCTTTTTTTACTGATTCATCACTGGCTTCTAATTTTCCATCAATAAATAATTTTATCCCACTCGGTGCCAAAGTGGCCACCACGTGGTGCCACTCGTTATCGTTAAAAGCCTCGGGAGACTTTATAATTTTATGGGTGTCTAAGTAAATTCCAAAAACTACCTGCCCCGAGTTCGTCATATAAATGTGCCGATCATATTGACTACTCGGACCGGTTTGACTAGTACCTAAGCCAAGCATCTTTCCCCCCCATGCAGTATTAGTTTTAAACCATAGACTTAAGGAAAACACATTAGTACCTTCGATGTTCGTAGGAAAAGAAGTACTGGTAGTAATATAATCGCCCACGCCATCAAAGCTATAAGCACTATTAGGCCGGTTGTACCGATCCGCAACCAGGATAGCTCCATGAACTATTCCATTATTGCCTTGGCCGGTAGCATCCAGCGGATTACCGTTAAATGGATAAGAGCTGGTTAAACCCGTTGTAGCCACCTGCGCCAAACTATTAAAATTAGCCGTAACCGGTGTTCGTTGACTTTCTTCTCCCTCCGGACTTACTGCGGCTACATAATAGGTAGTAGTAAAATTGAGAATAGGTGTGGTATACGTAGTGCCCGAGGTATTTGCAATCGGAGTTCCTCCCACCGGAACCGTGTACCACCGGTAAGTGCCCCCGGAGGCAGTTAAAATTACCGGTTCGCCGCAACTAAAAGCCCCTGATGTAGCTGGTACCACGTAAACAGGTACTACCGAAGAATTAGTAACAGAATTATTTTCATCGTATATCCGGGCGTACAAATTGTAATTACCCGCCGCTAAATCGGTTAACGACACCGTATATGTAAATGGCTCGGTCGTTCGCGTGTCCAAAACGATATTATCAGACACCAATTCAATTTTAGAAATGGGTTCAGTAACTGAGGCAGCATTGATGCTCACGGCTAAATTACCCGGTGCTGTATAAGTAACTCCTGGAGCAGGTGCCTCAATAACAGAAGGTCCACTCGACCCATTAACTTCAAACTCCCAAAGCGAATAACCATATTGCGTCGAACGGCTTACCCCGTACATTCGTATATAACGCCCGGAGCCAACCAACCCGGTTAGGTCATTGACTAAGTTGTTGCCTAAATTAGCCGGATTGGTTTCGCTGGCAATCGTGGTCCAGGTACTGGCATCATTAGAAACCTCTATCCGGAAGTTAGAAGCATAGGCCGTTTCCCAGGTCAGTTTAACACGTTCAATGGAGTAAATATCCCCTAAATCCACGTATAGCCATTGTGAGTCTACACCTTGTTGGCTTTCCCACCGGGTACCCAGGTTGCCGTCGAAAGCGTTGCTCGCCAGTACCCCATTATTATTAGTGGTAGAAGCAACAGCCGGCCGGTTTAAAGCTATATTTAAGGCATTTACTGTAATTGTAACCGGGGAGGAAAAAGCCGCGGCATTTTCGTTATCTATGGCTTTGGCCGTAATAGTATGGGTGCCCAAGGTAGGATTGCCCCAGGTAAAAGTATAAGGAGCAGTGGTGGTGCTTCCTAACAAAGTAGTTCCGTTATAAAATTCTACCTGGCTAATGGTTCTGCCCGAAGCGGCATTGGCCGTGGCACTTAAAAGAATAGTGGTTGGCAGATTATAAATGGCATTATTTGCCGGCGAAGAAAGACTAACAACGGGAGAATTATCTATACCATACACTCCCAATTCAAACAAAGAATAGCCGTAGCCAGTGCCCCGAACTGTACCATATACGCGCACGTACCGCCCATTTGCCGAAACGGCAAAATCATTGATAAGCGTGTTATTGTTCGTAACTGTTTGAATGGGAGACCAGGTAGTACCATTATCGGAAACCTGGATTTCATAATCTTTCCCGTAAGCATTTTCCCAAACCAAACGAACCCGGCTAATGCTTTGCACCACTCCTAAATCTACCTGGAGCCACTGCGGATCACTGGAATTACTTTCCCAACGGGTATTTTCATTTCCGTCAACGGCCAGATTAGCGTTATTGCTCCCCACCGCAGAAGAGGCAGTAGCTGCTTTATTCAAGGCCAGGTTAACTGTATTTTGAGCAAATGCAATCGAGCAAGAGAAAAAGAAGGTGGTGAAAAGCGCATAAATCATAACGGCGAACCAGGTACTTCTAATCTTTCCAGCTACGGCCAGGTACTGTTGAATTACCTTAAAAAAAGATTGCTCCATATACGCTCTGCCAGCTTCGATCTAAGAATTAATCGTTTAAAGTAACCTGTTGCTAACCGTTATGATTGTTTGTATTTTCAAACAGAAAGAATACAATGCCTCTGGTCCTACCCTTGCCATAAAACTATTATTACCGCTTTTCAATTGGATAGCACCTAAAAGTAAGGAATAGTTAAAATATATAAGCAGTTCAGGTAAACAAACTACTTATAGCATATAAAAAATACAATAATTTATAAATAAGCTTAAAACTTTAAGTTGCCTTTAGGTGACTCCCTAGCAGAAAATAGATTTAATAATTAGTATTAGTAAATCATATAGATGAATTTACTAAAGGAGAACTTCTTATAATAAATTTTATGTACAAGAGCAATTAAAACGAATAGGCCTAACTAGCTTTTGCTCTACCCTAATTACTATTATTTTTAAAGCAGCCCTAATTAACTACTTGCCGCTTTGGGCAACTTCTTCCTCTATCAGAGCCATAAAGGAATCAATTAATTTGGATTTGTAATCCGCATTGATGCACACACTCACACCGGTTTTAATTTTTACATCTGTAAGCGGAATATATCGGATTTGCCCGATTTGCAGTTTCTGGAAAGATGAAGGACAGACGGAAATACCCAGGTTGGCTTCCACTAAGTTCACAATAGTTTGCCATTCGTTGGCTTCCTGGCCAATCTGCGGAGCAAGCTGTGCCGCTTTAAAAATAGTCTGGAGCTTATCATACAATTTAGGTGCGATGAATTGCGGAAACAACACAAATGACTCTTTTTCCAAATCCTTCAACTTAAGTTGTTTCTTATGGGCCAAAGGATGCCTGCCAGATAGCGCCGCCACAAAATGTTCCTGCTGCATGGGCCGGCAAGAAATACCCGTTGTTGTTGTCGGTTCCCGGATAAAGCCTACGTCCAGGGTTCCGTTTTTTAATTCGGCCAGTTGAGCCGCCGGGGAAAGTTCGCGCAGCGAGAACTCGGCGTGTGGGTAGGCTTGCCGGTGTTTTTGTATTAATTCCGGAACGCCGCAAAAAATAGTAGAAGAGGTAAAGCCTATATTTAAAACGCCTGCTTCGCCCCGGTTAATTCGTCTGATTTTATCAACTATGTGTTTAGTAGTATTTAGTAATTTTAAGGCTTCGGGCAGTAAGGCTTCGCCGCTTTCGGTGAGGGCAATACGCCGGTTACTGCGGTCGAACAACTTACCACCCATTTTCCTCTCCAATTTTTGCATGGCTAAGCTTAACGGCGGCTGCTCAATGCCAATGCGCTTGGCTGCCAAGCCAAAGTGCTTTTCTTCGGCTACTACGGTAAAGTAATACAGCACTTTCAAGTCTATATCTGGCTTTACATCCATATATTTTTTATATCAAATGGTAAGCTAAAGTATATTTTTTAAATAATTATTCAAGCTTTATTTTTGAATTATAAAATTTTAAGATTGAGTGATATGGGCAGCAAGGTTACTAAGCTGATTCTGGCTTTATTTTTAGGTCTGGGGCAATTAGGATGGGCGCAGGAAACGCCTTGGCGGTTAGAATTAAGGGGCCAGGTGATGGGGCTGCAAAACAAACCGGTGAGCGGCGCCAACATTCAGGTAACCAAGGAGCCGGCTGGCACCTTGGTAAAAGTAGAAGTTTCGGATTTTGAAGGTCGCTTTGTGGTTCAAAATTTAGCTGTTGGCACGTACAAAGTAGTAATAACCCATTTTGATTTTGCGGTATACCAATCAGCGGTTATACCATTAGAGAAAAATGTTGATTTAGGGGTAATAAACCTTTCCGAGAGAGCAACCACTTTAAAGGAAGTAGATGTAGTAGGCAAGAAACCCTTTATTGAGCAACAGTTTGATAAAACTGTTTTAAACGTAGAAAACAGCATTACGGCTGCCGGCAACACGGTTTTGGAAGTACTCGAAAAAGCCCCCGGCGTAAACGTAGACCAGAACGATAACATTAGTATGCGCGGCCGTCCGGGTGTAATCGTGATGATTGATGGGAAACGGGTACCCATGTCGGGCACCGAACTGGCTAATATGCTGCGGGGCTTATCAGCGAATTCAGTAGAAAAAATTGATTTAATTACTAATCCATCGGCCAAATACGAGGCTGCTGGTAATGCGGGCATTATAGATATCCGGTTAAAGAAAGACAAACGCATGGGCACCAACGGTACCCTTACTTCGTCGTTCGGGCACGGCAAGTACGAAAAATCCAACCAAGGCGTGCAGGTAAACCACCGGGGTAAGAAAATAAACTTATTTGCCAGTTACAATTACGTGCACCGAAGCGAACTATCTAAGTTAGATATTTACCGGGAGTTTTTCGAAGGTCTAACCTATATTGGTGCCTACGACCAGAAAAACAACTTCGGCTTTATCTTAAATAACCATTCTGCCCGGGTGGGTATGGATTATTACGTATCCCCCAAGACCATTGTGGGGGTGGTAGTAAACGGGTTTGCGAACGATATTAACCGCACCACCGACAATAAGGCCGGAGTGCTGGATGAACAGCATCAGCCTGCCTCGTCGTTCCTGACGAAGGCTATTACCGGCACTAACCGGTATAATGGTTCGGCTAACCTTAACTTGAAACATACCCTCGACAGCTTGGGCCGGGAAATTTCCGCCGACTTTGATTATATTTCTTATAAAACCACCGATATCCAGGATTATACTACTAACTATTTTAACCTGCAAAACGAACCTACCCGTTCGCCTTATTTATTGTACGGCGATTTAGACGGAGATTTAATTATTCAATCGGCGAAAGTAGATTATACTCAACCGCTAAAAGGTATCAAAGGGAAACTAGAAGCCGGCCTGAAAAGCAGTTCGGTAAAAGCCGATAACAATTTACAGTTCCTCGACCGCAGTAACAACGGCAACGTGCTGGACCCAAGCAAAAGCAACCATTTTATTTATAAAGAAAACATTAACGCGGCTTACCTTAATGCCTCTAAAAAATGGAGCAAAGCCAGTTTACAGCTAGGCTTGCGGGTCGAAAATACCATTGCAGATGGCAAGCAACTTTCCGATGGGCAAGAGTTTAACCGGAATTATACCCAATTATTTCCGAGTGCCTTTGTGGGCTATACCGTTAACAAAATGCACGACCTGGGCTTGTCGCTGAGCCGCCGCATAGACCGGCCTACTTATAACCAGCTAAACCCATTCAAGTATTTCCTGGACCCCAGTACGTACTCTACCGGTAATCCTTTCCTAAAGCCGCAATTAACGTATTCGGTGGAGTTTACGCATACTATCAAGCAAAAAATTACAACCAAATACTCCTACAGCCGCACCACCGATAACATTATTTCGGTTCTCTCACCCGATCCGGAACTAGACAAAGTGGTAATACAAACCGATCGCAACCTGGCTAAGTATAATTATTACGGTATAAACCTGTCCGTGCCGGCTTCCATTGGCAATTGGTTTAATAGCGTAACTAATGCATCGTTTTATTATGGTTTGTACCAGGGTAATTTAGCAAATACCAATCTACGGAACGGTCGGCCTACGTTTAATATTAACTCCAATAACACTTTTGTGCTAAACAAAGACTGGACTGCCGAGGTAACCGGGGAATATCAAGCTCGGGAAATCTACGGATTCCTGGATATTAAACCTATCTGGTTTGTTACCGGGGGCATTCAAAAGCAACTCTGGCAGAAAAAGGCGAATGTGAAATTAAACGTAACCGATGCTTTTTACACGAACAAAGTCCGGGCAATTACTGCGCTTACCGGTTACACCGAACGCTTTTTTCAACGGCGCGATTCGCGGGTAGCCACCATTAGCTTTACGTACCAGTTTGGTCAAAGCCAGGCGGCTCCCGCACGGCGGCGCTCCGGGGGTGCCGAAGATGAAAAAAGGCGTGCAGGTTAATAAACTCAGAGAATATAAGATAAAGATAGATAAGCCTTTAAATTTACTTAAAGTTGTGCTTTTACTAGCTCGGCTACTACCTTACGCCCTCCCTGGTTCATGTGTAATCTATCTGCCTGAAAGTATTGCTGATTTAAAACGGAATCAAATTCTCCTATTCGCTTATCAGCCGCTAAATCTACTAAAGCATCTGCTCCAATCAACTTATAATTAGCTCGTAACCAGCTATTAAATTTAAGTCTTTCCGTTTCTATCTGTTGGTGTACCGGGGCGTATTTTGGAATCTGACTAGCGGTAAGAGTAAAGGCAAATGTACGGATAGAGTACCGATCAGATTTTTGGTGGTAAATAGTTATTCTTTCAATTAATGAATCGGCATTTACCCCTAAATGCAAGTCGTTTATGCCTGCCCAAACCATAAGCATGGTATTGCTGAATTTATACCTGGCGATAATCTGACCGTTTTGATCTTGCAACATTTGGTCTACGGTTTGGCCGTTTTTCGCATAGTTCTGCCAGCCCGAATAGCCCGACCATAATTGCTCTTTTAACAGCAACGGCCATTCGGTACCACCATCCGCAGGGTTGGGCGCAGTCATACTATCTCCGTCAAAAACAATAGTGCGCATAAACCTATTTTCACAAGCGGAACAGAGTACTAGCAGAAGGAAGAAAACACACTTTTTCATAGGCTAAAATTATAGGTTATACTTTATACGCGTGTTTATTCATATAGAAACCTATCTGTTTTTACATCCTTGGTTCCTCTACTCATTTTGTAAACTATTCTCGGTTTGCCAGGCGCTCTGATTTTGTAAAGCTTTGTTACTGTACAAAGTAACAATCCTTACTGCTAATTCTAGTTCCTGCCTTCGAAAGCTTTAGGGTATTTTTTATATTTTTTTCACCTACTATTTTCGTAGAATTCTCTATTATAAAATACTTTTAACTATTATTAGGAAGTAAACTTCTCCATCCTAAAAAAAGTAAAAAAGGCATCACCGCCACTCTGGACAGCTAGCGTAAATACTACAATGCCTTTTGAATTTATGAATTAAGAATATGAAAGTAGCCTTTTACTTATTACAAGAACCTTTAGATGATTACCTGTATGGTTTTGAAAATAAGGGGCTACATTTATCTATTCTAAAAAAAGTAAATGGCGTGGTTTTCTACCTTCCTTACACTCCCACCAAAGGCATGTTAGTGGATTTAGCAAGGTTTAATAAAGTTTTTGGGTTTAGTAAAGCAGAATTAGAGTTTCTAAGAGATAAAGGGTATTATATTGTATGTGACCTAAATATGACACCAGAATATTTAGAATTACTATTAACAGTTAGGGAGGAAGATTAAACTTTTACAAATTCCTTTAATCCCTAAACCAACGGGATTTGTTGAAATAATAAATGACGGAAGTAGATCAGAAAGATTAAAAGCGTAGTTAATATAAAGTAAAGCCCCTTGCTATACGCGAGAGGCTTTTTGGATCGGTTACGCTTTAGGTATAATTTCCCATTCTACAGTAAAAGGCAGTAATTCCCCATCTATAAGTTCAGGGAAACCGCTTATTATCTCAATTTCGTCCTTTTCCGGCCTGGCACCTGTTACAGCCTCAGCTTCAACACAAAGCTTGGTTAGTACATCTTCTCTCAGTAGTTGGGGACTTCTCACGTAAGCTTCCGAATTATTAATTACAATTGTTGTGGTATACATAGGTTAAAATTAAGTAAATCTAACAAATACCTTCTTTCGTCTTTTTTGATATATCGGTTTAATTAAAAGAAAAAATAAATTTAAATTACTGACATACAATACATTATTTTAATTGGCTTTGGAGCTTTATAAACAAGCCAGAATGTTCCTTTTGTAAATACCCTAGTATTACTTATCAATGCTTTCCTATAGCTATAATGGTACTCATTTAACTTAAACCTTTTACTAAACGGCGTAACTAATGACTAAATGTTTCTTTTGCCGGTTTCAGGTTTTTAGCTAAGCAGGGAGTATTTTGGTAATTTTTTATGGTTTTCTGTATCTTCCGGCAGGAGGTCATCTTTATGAAATATTATTACTTTCTGCTGCTTTATTTATTTTGTATGGGCTGCCAAAAACCTGGGCGGCAAAGTTCTTCTCTTTTAACTAATAAATTTAACGATACTACTTTACAAACTATTTACACGGCCCAGGACGAACGGCAAACTTCTGTTTTACTGCCTTACTTAACCCACGCAGATGCCAGTTACCGGCAAGAAGCCGCCCAGGCATTTGCTTCCGTGCAAGACTCGCAGGCAATTACTTCCCTTACTCCGTTACTTACCGATCCGGAATCGACGGTACGGCGGGCAGCGGCTTACGCTTTAGGGCAGACCGGAAAAGCTTCGGTAGAGGAAATTCTGCAAGCTGCTATTGAAAAAGAAACTGTGGCGGCAGTAAACGCGGAGTTATTAGAAGCACTAGGTAAATGTGCCACCCAAAAAGGTTTGGAGACTTTAGTAAAATATGATTTTCCGGACCCTATAGTGCAAGCAGGCCAGGCCTGGGGTATTTACCGGGCCCACTCTCGTCCATTACAATTCAAAACTGCCCTACCTAAAATAATTAGCTTATTAAGTTCTCCCAGCCCAGAAACCAGGTTAGCAGCCAGTCATTTTTTAGCCCGGACGACAAAGCTAGATATAACGCCGCATACCGAAGCCGTTTTAACAGCTGTTCAAATTGATCCGAGCCCGGAAGTACGCATGGCCGCCGCGCTGGCATTAAGTAAATCTAAAGCAACCCATTTACCCGAAGAGGTAGCGGGAATAATGGAAACCGAGCCCGATTACCGGGTGCGATTAAATTCGCTTCGGGCTTTAACCAACCAGGTTTGGATTTTGGTAAAACCAATAGTATGGCGCGCCTTAACCGACAAAAATATAAATGTTGCCCTTACCGCCGCCGACCTAATTGCCGGCAAATCTACTCCCGAAGAAGCGCCCGAGTTATTACAAAAAGCCGAACAAACTTTACGCTGGCGGGTACGAGCTAGTTTATTGGCAACCGCTATGAAGCAACATCCGGATAAAAAACAGGTTTTAAGCAGCATCCAGGAACGTTACCAACAAACCAACAATTTTTACGAAAAAGCTGCTTTACTAAGTGCAGCCGCAAAAGATATAGCAGGCGCCAGTTTTGTGGAGCAGGAAACATTTGCCGCTCAGATACCGGTTGTACGCACTTACGGCATAGAAGCCTTAACTCAACTTCGCAGCGAGAAAAATTTTCCATCGAATCAAAAAAAGCACTTTGCCAACTTATTTCAACGGACCATTTCTTCCGGCGATATAGCCGCCGTAGGAATTACAGCTGGCATTCTGCGACAACCCGAATTAAATTTTAAAGCGGATTTTACGAATACAAGCTTCTTAAAAACGGCCTTAGATAAATTAGTCTTACCCCGCGATAACGAAGCGTACCAGGAAGTTGCGAAAACCGTAGCTTATTTTGAAGGGAAACCAGAACCTGCTGCCCCTAAAAACCCTTTTTCGCACCCCATAGATTGGAATTTAGTAAAAAGTATTCCGGCAAACCAGAAAGTGGCCATTCAAACAAACCGGGGAGAAGTAATACTGCAGTTATTTGTGGAACAAGCCCCGGGTACCGTTGCTAATTTCGTGCTGCTAGCGCGCAACGGCTTTTTTAACGACAAAAACTTTCACCGGGTAGTCCCCAACTTTGTCATACAAGGTGGTGACCCGCGCGGCGATGGTTGGGGCGGTAGGGATTATGCTATTCGCTCGGAGTTTGCCAATCTACGTTACCGCGAAGGCTTTGTGGGGATGGCCTCGGCGGGTAAAGACACCGAAAGTTGCCAATGGTTTATTACCCACTCTCCTACCCCCCACCTTGATGGCCGCTATACCATTTTCGCTAAGGTAGTAAAAGGATTAGAAGTATTGCCCTTGTTAGAAGTGGGAGATAAAATTATAGAAGTTAGAATGCAGTAACCGATTAGAATTCTAAGTTGTAACAAACTAAAAATATAATTTTCATTATAAAAAGTTTACCTGCATCATTTTGAATTTTTTCCAGAATAAATAAGGGAGACCAGTAGAATTGGCCTCCCTTATAGGTTAAAAAACAGAAAAGTAAAAAATTAAGGTATTATTTAAGCTTTACGATCGCTTTTAGCAACTAAATTAAATTTAACGGTAAAGTCGTCGTAAATAGCTTTATCGGCGATATTCGGGAAAAAGCTCTTAGAGTTATATTTAATATCCCAGTTAGTACGATTTAAAGTAGCCGTACCAACAGCGGTAGCCACTCCATCTTTCACGCTAACAGTAGCCGGAAAAGAAACAGGCTTGGTAATTCCTTTGATTGTTAAATCACCGTTAACGGTAGCATTAGCCGCTCCGGCAGCAGCTCCTTTAAGAGGAGTAACGCTGGTAATTTTTAAAGTACCGGTTGGGTGTTTTTCCGTAGAAAAGAAATCATCAGATTTTAAGTGACCTAATAATTTTTGCTTATAACCTTCATCGGTCAGGTCTTTATTCGTAATAGAATTCATGTCGATTAAAACAGTACCGCTCACAATTCTATTGCCATTTACTAATATATCGCCTTTAGAAATAGCAATGTTGCCGGTATGTTCGCCGGTAACTTTTTTACCATTCCACTCCAGGTTACTTTGAGAAGTTTCTACTTTATAAACGGTAGCTGCTTTTACGGCTTTGGTAGTTTTAGCAGCAGAAGCTAAGGCTTGAGCCGAAGCAGCATTGGCAAAAAATAAACTAGCAACAACAGCAACTGATAATAATGTCTTTTTCATGATTAATTTAAAATACTAAGGTTGATAAGATTCTATTTTTAATTTTAAGGTGTAAATAATTGGTTTTATTTAGTTCTAATCCCGGATTTTATCCAGCAAGCGACTCAGCTCTTCGGCTTCAGCTATGGTTAAGTTTTCCAAACCTGGAATCCGGGTACCTTGGTCTTCGTCAATTTGCTGCAATAACGATAACCCTTTTTCCGTAATCAGAATATCTACCGTCCGGCGGTCATTCGGGCATTGATGACGCGTTACTAAATTCTTTACCTCCAGTTTATCTACAATGCGGGAAGCATTAGATGTTTTATCCAGCATTCGGTCAATCAGCAAATTTACCGTTGCTGGTTTTGGGTATTGCCCCCGCAGAATGCGTAAAATATTAAACTGTGGCAACGTAAGTCCAAACTTCTTAAAAACAGCTGCTTGCTGCACTTGTAACCAACCAGCTGTGTACCCAATATTTATGTATATTTTTTGATACACATCTTTAAAAGTTTTCTGCTTAATCTCTTCTTCTATCTTCATATCCTTTTAACGTTACAAATATATGTATATACATTTAATGTACCAACATATTATTAATTTATTTTTTTTTAGAATTTACTTTATTTGTTTCCTTAAAACCAATTACCAAGGTCGCCGTATTGCTAAGATGCTATTTTTAATTCAATAAGACATTGTTAATCAAAACCTTAAATAGCTACTCGATTAACAAAAAACAATCTCTGAATATTCTTTAAAATACGAATTTAAACTATTCAAAAAAGCTGCTATTCTTAACCAGAACCAAATATTAACGAAGCTTAATTTGCTTGAACTGTTAAAAAGCGTTGTTAAATCTTACTTCTGGTTAATTTTTGAGATCTTATGGATGACTCGCCTAAAACTGATACGCCACAACAGCAGGAACGTCATGCTACCTGGCTCGAACTTTTTTACGATTTAATTTTTGTAATTGCTATTGGGCAACTTACTACTCATTTATCGAAAGATTTAACGTTGGTAAGCTTGTGGCAGTTCGTTTTGTTATTTATTCCAATCTGGTGGGCCTGGACCGGCCATACCATGTACGCTAATCGCTTTGAACTCGACGATCAAAGGCACCGGATACTTACCTTACTTCAAGTGTTAGGTTCCCTTTTTATCGCGGTCTTTATTCAGGAAGCTTTATTAAAAGAATCTTATCTATTTGCTTGCGCTTATTTATTTATTCGGTTGGTATTGCTGATAATGTACCTTCGGGTATTCTACCACGAGCCGGATAGTCGTAGCATTGTTACTCCTTTATTAATCGGATTTTCGATTGGGGCTATTATATGGATAATATCCATTTTTACACCTCCACCCGGGCGATTTTACTTATGGGGTTTTAGTTGGCTTTTAGAGTTTATTATTCCTTGGATGAACCACAAAAGACTACGGGAAAAGCCTATTCAGAATACCCATTTACCCGAACGCTTTGGTTTATTTGTAATAATTGTGTTAGGCGAAAGTATTTTACGAATTACCAGAGCCTTAACTAACCTGGAATTATGGCAGTTTTTTACCGGCGCTAATGCCATTTGCAGCTTTATTTTAATTGTTCTGGTCTGGTGGATTTACTTCGATTACATCGAAGAATTTGTTACCGGTAAAATACAAGGCACGGGGTTGCTTTATACTTACCTGCATTTTTTTATTTACATCGGGATTGTTATTCTGGGAGTAGGACTCGAGTACAGTATTCTCAGCCACATTAGTACGCTGGCGAACCTGGCTAACTTGTTAATGATAATTGGAATTACCTTGTTTATCTTACCACTCGGCATTATTCAGGGGATTAACTTTAAACAAGTACCTACCCGCCACTACATTATTAGTAGTATGGTATTAGTAGTAATTATGGTCTTGTTTTATATTCTGGAAATTTATCTTAAAACCTTTTATTTTTTACCTGTTCTTACCCTGATTGTTTTTGCTTATCTACTCTTTCAACGATATCAATACAGCCGGCTTCCTGACGTAAGTTAATTTTTGCTTTAATTTTTCTGGGATAAAACAGCTATCCACTAAGAGCTTTTAACCTATATAACCACTTAAAAATCTTGCAATTAGTCTTATTTATCCGTACTAAGCGGGGTAAATCCGTATTTTTCAGCTTAAAATAAGTATTTAATTGTTAGTTCTCTCTTTAAAACCCGCGTAAAAGGACATAATCTCTTAAAAGTAAGAGAATCATAATTTTAGAAAGAAGTTAATTAGAGTAGAATAGGAAAGATTTTAAAAGGGTTAGGACTGCGAAGGAGGATTAAAGGATTTTCTTACCGAAGCATACAAGCCCGAATCATAGGATACCTTATTAACTAAATTTTTATTTTTCTATTAATTTTTTAAGCTATGACAAACAAATTAAAGTTTTTACCAGCCATTGCCTTGGTATTTGCCAGTTATTTAACCAATGCCCAAACTACCACTTCTGGTTCAGGAACTACCTCTGGAACAGGTACCACTGCTGG
Proteins encoded in this region:
- a CDS encoding peptidylprolyl isomerase, whose amino-acid sequence is MKYYYFLLLYLFCMGCQKPGRQSSSLLTNKFNDTTLQTIYTAQDERQTSVLLPYLTHADASYRQEAAQAFASVQDSQAITSLTPLLTDPESTVRRAAAYALGQTGKASVEEILQAAIEKETVAAVNAELLEALGKCATQKGLETLVKYDFPDPIVQAGQAWGIYRAHSRPLQFKTALPKIISLLSSPSPETRLAASHFLARTTKLDITPHTEAVLTAVQIDPSPEVRMAAALALSKSKATHLPEEVAGIMETEPDYRVRLNSLRALTNQVWILVKPIVWRALTDKNINVALTAADLIAGKSTPEEAPELLQKAEQTLRWRVRASLLATAMKQHPDKKQVLSSIQERYQQTNNFYEKAALLSAAAKDIAGASFVEQETFAAQIPVVRTYGIEALTQLRSEKNFPSNQKKHFANLFQRTISSGDIAAVGITAGILRQPELNFKADFTNTSFLKTALDKLVLPRDNEAYQEVAKTVAYFEGKPEPAAPKNPFSHPIDWNLVKSIPANQKVAIQTNRGEVILQLFVEQAPGTVANFVLLARNGFFNDKNFHRVVPNFVIQGGDPRGDGWGGRDYAIRSEFANLRYREGFVGMASAGKDTESCQWFITHSPTPHLDGRYTIFAKVVKGLEVLPLLEVGDKIIEVRMQ
- a CDS encoding MarR family winged helix-turn-helix transcriptional regulator, whose product is MKIEEEIKQKTFKDVYQKIYINIGYTAGWLQVQQAAVFKKFGLTLPQFNILRILRGQYPKPATVNLLIDRMLDKTSNASRIVDKLEVKNLVTRHQCPNDRRTVDILITEKGLSLLQQIDEDQGTRIPGLENLTIAEAEELSRLLDKIRD
- a CDS encoding YceI family protein, producing MKKTLLSVAVVASLFFANAASAQALASAAKTTKAVKAATVYKVETSQSNLEWNGKKVTGEHTGNIAISKGDILVNGNRIVSGTVLIDMNSITNKDLTDEGYKQKLLGHLKSDDFFSTEKHPTGTLKITSVTPLKGAAAGAANATVNGDLTIKGITKPVSFPATVSVKDGVATAVGTATLNRTNWDIKYNSKSFFPNIADKAIYDDFTVKFNLVAKSDRKA
- a CDS encoding low temperature requirement protein A, producing MDDSPKTDTPQQQERHATWLELFYDLIFVIAIGQLTTHLSKDLTLVSLWQFVLLFIPIWWAWTGHTMYANRFELDDQRHRILTLLQVLGSLFIAVFIQEALLKESYLFACAYLFIRLVLLIMYLRVFYHEPDSRSIVTPLLIGFSIGAIIWIISIFTPPPGRFYLWGFSWLLEFIIPWMNHKRLREKPIQNTHLPERFGLFVIIVLGESILRITRALTNLELWQFFTGANAICSFILIVLVWWIYFDYIEEFVTGKIQGTGLLYTYLHFFIYIGIVILGVGLEYSILSHISTLANLANLLMIIGITLFILPLGIIQGINFKQVPTRHYIISSMVLVVIMVLFYILEIYLKTFYFLPVLTLIVFAYLLFQRYQYSRLPDVS
- a CDS encoding SGNH/GDSL hydrolase family protein; its protein translation is MRTIVFDGDSMTAPNPADGGTEWPLLLKEQLWSGYSGWQNYAKNGQTVDQMLQDQNGQIIARYKFSNTMLMVWAGINDLHLGVNADSLIERITIYHQKSDRYSIRTFAFTLTASQIPKYAPVHQQIETERLKFNSWLRANYKLIGADALVDLAADKRIGEFDSVLNQQYFQADRLHMNQGGRKVVAELVKAQL